In a genomic window of Phyllostomus discolor isolate MPI-MPIP mPhyDis1 chromosome 5, mPhyDis1.pri.v3, whole genome shotgun sequence:
- the DDIT4 gene encoding DNA damage-inducible transcript 4 protein: protein MPSLWDRFSSSAPSSSSSLSRTPTPDQPPRSAWGSAAREEGLGRCASLESSDCESLDSSNSGFGPEDDSAYLDGVSLPDFELLSDPEDEHLCANLMQLLQESLAQARLGSRRPARLLMPSQLVSQVGKELLRLAYSEPCGLRGALLDVCVEQGKSCHSVGQLALDPSLVPTFQLTLVLRLDSRLWPKIQGLFSSANSPFVPGFSQSLTLSTGFRVIKKKLYSSEQLLIEEC, encoded by the exons ATGCCTAGCCTTTGGGATCGCTTCTCGTCGTCCGCCCCCTCTTCGTCATCGTCGCTGTCCCGAACTCCCACCCCAGATCAGCCGCCGCGTTCAGCCTGGGGGTCGGCGGCCCGAGAAGAAGGGCTCGGCCGCTGCGCGAGCCTGGAGAGCTCGGACTGCGAGTCTCTGGACAGCAGCAACAGTGGCTTTGGGCCGGAGGATG ACTCGGCATATCTGGATGGGGTGTCCCTGCCCGACTTCGAGCTGCTCAGCGACCCTGAGGACGAGCACCTGTGTGCCAACCTgatgcagctgctgcaggagagcTTGGCCCAGGCACGACTGGGCTCTCGGCGCCCCGCGCGCCTACTGATGCCCAGCCAGCTGGTGAGCCAGGTGGGCAAAGAACTACTGCGCCTGGCCTACAGCGAGCCGTGCGGCCTGCGGGGGGCGCTGCTGGATGTCTGTGTAGAACAGGGCAAGAGCTGCCACAGTGTAGGCCAGCTGGCTCTCGACCCCAGCCTGGTGCCCACCTTCCAGCTGACTCTCGTTCTGCGCCTGGACTCACGCCTCTGGCCCAAGATCCAGGGGCTGTTTAGCTCCGCCAACTCTCCCTTTGTCCCTGGCTTCAGCCAGTCCCTGACGCTGAGCACCGGCTTCCGAGTCATCAAGAAGAAGCTGTACAGCTCGGAACAGCTGCTCATTGAGGAGTGTTGA